In Brachyhypopomus gauderio isolate BG-103 chromosome 11, BGAUD_0.2, whole genome shotgun sequence, a single genomic region encodes these proteins:
- the rbmx gene encoding RNA-binding motif protein, X chromosome isoform X2: MAEADRPGKLFIGGLNTETTEKALEGYFSKFGRISEVLLMKDRETNKSRGFAFVTYENPSDAKDAARELNGKALDGKPIKVEQATKPQFESLGRRGPPSMHPRSRGPPRGLRGSRGAPSGLRGPPSRGMSSRGPPPLKRGPPIRDGGPPPKRTAPSGPMGRAPMSRDRDPYGPPPPRRDSLMSRRDDYPSPRDDHYSTKDSYSSRDYISSRDSRDYAPPPRDYAYRDYPSQSSSRDDYGSASRGYSDRDGYGGGREPRSYMERPSTGSYRDPYDGYGNSRSAPPSRGPPPSYSGSGGSSRYDDYGSSSRDGYGSRDSYPSSRSDPYSASRGERLGRQERGPAPPLERGYPPREYSSSSRGVPRGGGRGGGSRPDRVMARSRY; the protein is encoded by the exons ATGGCGGAGGCAGACCGACCAGGGAAGCTGTTCATCGGTGGCCTGAACACTGAAACCACAGAGAAGGCTCTTGAAGGCTATTTCAGTAAATTTGGCCGAATATCTGAAG TTCTATTGATGAAAGATCGTGAAACAAATAAGTCCAGAGGATTTGCGTTTGTGACTTATGAGAATCCCAGTGATGCCAAAGATGCAGCAAGAGAACTGAATGGAAAG GCCCTGGATGGCAAGCCCATTAAAGTTGAGCAGGCCACAAAGCCTCAGTTTGAGTCACTGGGCCGTCGTGGTCCACCGTCAATGCACCCACGCAGTCGTGGACCCCCCAGAGGCCTGCGAGGTTCCAGGGGTGCACCCAGTGGTCTGCGGGGGCCACCGAGCAGAG GGATGTCATCCAGAGGGCCACCACCTCTCAAAAGGGGACCGCCGATCCGTGATGGGGGGCCACCGCCAAAGAGAACAGCACCCTCTGGGCCAATGGGCAGAG ctCCAATGTCTAGAGACAGAGATCCTTACGGACCTCCTCCACCTCGCAGGGATTCGCTTATGTCAAGGAGAGATGACTATCCATCCCcccgtgatgaccactacagtACTAAAGACAG TTATTCTAGCCGGGACTACATAAGCTCGAGGGACAGCAGGGATTATGCCCCACCACCACGCGATTACGCGTACCGTGATTATCCATCCCAGTCTAGCTCAAGAGATGACTATGGATCAGCCTCTAGAGGCTACAG CGATCGCGATGGTTACGGAGGAGGACGCGAACCCAGGAGTTATATGGAGCGGCCCAGTACAGGCTCCTATAGAGATCCCTATGACGGTTACG GTAACTCGCGCAGTGCCCCTCCCTCAAGGGGTCCCCCTCCATCCTACAGTGGGAGTGGCGGAAGCAGTCGCTATGACGACTATGGCAGCAGTTCCCGGGATGGATATGGCAGTCGCGACAGTTACCCCAGCAGTCGGAGTGACCCATACTCCGCTAGCCGTGGTGAGCGACTGGGCAGGCAGGAgcgaggccccgcccccccactAGAGAGAGGCTACCCCCCTCGCGAGTATAGCAGCTCAAGCCGTGGCGTGCCCCGCGGAGGGGGCCGTGGCGGGGGCAGTCGGCCAGATAGAGTAATGGCCCGCAGTCGGTACTGA
- the arhgef6 gene encoding rho guanine nucleotide exchange factor 6 isoform X1, with the protein MNPEEQTVTWLISLGVLNSPKKNIADPEEFLKTSLRDGVVLCKLMERLVPGSILKCCPDPKCEADCIGNIGEFLKGCLSLKVEGFEPDSLYTGERFSEVLSTLTALNIATQERSCPPSSSSVPNLSTSSSSISKSHKSLRRQSKPVEMSENGGGGRLVVKARFNFKQNNEDELSFNKGELIHVTRQEEGGWWEGALNGKTGWFPSNYVREVKPCEKPISPKAVKGFDVPQLTKNYYNVVVHDILEHEREFVKELQNVLTCYLRPLQASDKLSNADSSCLCGNLEEILVFQQGLCVALEECTKVPEGQQRFGGCYLNLMCQIRTLYLSYCSNHPSAVAVLTDHSEELDKFMESQGASAPGILTLTTSLSKPFMRLEKYPTLLQEMERHVEEAHPDYSDLIKATTAFKGLVAQCQDLRKRKNLELQILSETVRGWEGDCIKSLGQVAFMSQVHTQSGPAEDKEERYFMLFPNVLIMLSASPRMSGFIYQGRLPLSGATVTRQPEDAETGHYAFEITGGVVERVTVFCSSAQELQEWLEHLQAYTKGGSPAGTITKSVEGKSSSVVGPLSHQSHAQGFGTTLGGRGPLEPPKITKPWSLSCLRPAPPLRPSAALGYKERMSYILKDSSKSPKPIKKFLPKRKTERKPSDDDCSIRKSTAALEEDAQILKVIEAYCTGVSLHQATAVRKEGAPQVLLPEEEKIIVEEMKSNGQTIIEEKSLVDAVYALKDEVHELKKENKWMKQCLEEEQKSRRELERVVRKLAKQKNECAWEDGAH; encoded by the exons ATGAACCCAGAGGAACAGACTGTAACGTGGCTAATATCGTTAGGAGTTCTCAATTCCCCTAAAAAGAACATCGCCGACCCAGAGGAGTTCTTGAAGACATCGTTGAGAGATGGGGTCGTCTTGTGTAAGCTTATGGAACGACTGGTACCTGGATCAATTCTCAAG tgttgtccggaTCCCAAATGCGAAGCGGATTGTATTGGCAACATCGGCGAGTTTCTGAAAGGATGCCTCTCTTTGAAGGTTGAG gGCTTTGAACCTGACAGCCTATACACCGGGGAACGTTTTAGCGAGGTTCTGTCCACACTCACAGCACTAAACATCGCAACTCAAG AGAGATCATGTCCGCCGTCCAGTTCCTCCGTCCCTAACCTGTCAACCTCCTCCTCGTCCATTTCAAAGTCCCACAAGTCCCTCCGGAGGCAATCTAAGCCTGTG GAAATGTCGGAGAACGGAGGAGGCGGGCGGCTGGTGGTGAAGGCACGCTTCAACTTCAAGCAAAACAACGAGGACGAGTTGTCCTTCAACAAGGGCGAGCTCATCCACGTCACACGGCAAGAGGAGGGCGGGTGGTGGGAGGGGGCCCTCAACGGCAAGACCGGCTGGTTCCCTAGCAACTACGTGCGAGAGGTCAAGCCATGTG AAAAACCCATCTCTCCAAAAGCGGTGAAAGGCTTTGACGTTCCTCAGCTAACCAAAAACTACTACAATGTG GTGGTACACGACATCCTGGAGCACGAGCGCGAGTTCGTGAAGGAGCTGCAAAACGTGCTCACGTGCTACCTGCGCCCCCTACAGGCCAGCGACAA GCTGTCCAATGCAGACAGCAGCTGCCTGTGTGGTAACCTGGAAGAGATTCTTGTCTTCCAGCAAGGGCTGTGTGTGGCACTGGAAGAATGCACCAA GGTCCCGGAGGGCCAGCAGCGTTTTGGCGGCTGTTATCTGAACCTGATGTGTCAGATCAGAACACTGTACCTATCCTACTGCTCCAATCACCCCTCTGCAGTGGCCGTGCTCACTGATCACAG TGAGGAGCTGGACAAGTTCATGGAGAGTCAGGGTGCTAGTGCTCCGGGCATCTTGACTCTGACCACCAGCCTGAGCAAACCCTTCATGAGGCTGGAGAAATACCCCACCCTGCTgcaggagatggagagacatgTGGAG GAAGCCCATCCAGACTACAGTGACCTCATCAAGGCAACAACTGCTTTTAAAGGACTTGTG GCGCAGTGTCAGGATCTGCGGAAGCGGAAGAACCTGGAGCTGCAGATCCTGTCGGAGACGGTGCGCGGCTGGGAGGGGGACTGCATCAAGTCCCTGGGCCAGGTGGCCTTCATGTCTCAGGTGCACACGCAGAGCGGCCCCGCCGAG GACAAGGAGGAGCGATACTTCATGCTGTTTCCCAACGTGTTAATTATGTTGTCTGCCAGCCCACGAATGAGTGGCTTCATCTACCAG GGACGTCTCCCGCTGTCAGGAGCAACGGTGACCAGGCAACCGGAGGACGCGGAGACGGGTCATTACGCCTTTGAGATCACAG GGGGCGTGGTCGAGCGCGTCACGGTCTTCTGCAGTAGCGCACAGGAGCTGCAGGAGTGGCTGGAGCATCTGCAGGCCTACACCAAAGGAGGAAGCCCTGCAGGAACCATCACTAAG AGTGTTGAAGGCAAGTCCTCCAGCGTCGTTGGTCCTCTGTCCCACCAGAGCCACGCTCAGGGCTTCGGCACCACCCTGGGCGGCCGGGGCCCTCTGGAACCCCCCAAGATCACCAAACCCTGGTCCCTGAGCTGCCTGAGGCCGGCACCTCCGCTCAGACCCTCCGCCGCCCTGGGCTACAAGGAG AGGATGTCTTATATCCTGAAG GACTCCAGCAAAAGCCCCAAGCCCATCAAGAAGTTCTTACCGAAGAGAAAGACGGAGAGAAAGCCGTCAGATGACGACTGTTCGATCAGAAAAA GTACCGCAGCCCTGGAGGAAGACGCCCAGATCTTGAAGGTGATCGAGGCGTACTGCACCGGTGTCAGTCTGCACCAGGCCACAG CTGTGCGTAAGGAGGGAGCACCGCAAGTCCTGCTTCCAGAAGAGGAGAAGATCATTGTTGAAGAGATGAAGAGCAACGGGCAGACCATCATTGAAGAGAA AAGCCTTGTTGATGCTGTGTATGCATTAAAAGATGAGGTCCATGAGTTGAAAAAG GAGAATAAATGGATGAAACAGTGTCTGGAGGAGGAGCAGAAATCCCGCCGTGAGCTCGAGCGCGTGGTTAGGAAGCTGGCCAAACAGAAGAACGAATGTGCGTGGGAAGATGGAGCCCACTAG
- the arhgef6 gene encoding rho guanine nucleotide exchange factor 6 isoform X2: MNPEEQTVTWLISLGVLNSPKKNIADPEEFLKTSLRDGVVLCKLMERLVPGSILKCCPDPKCEADCIGNIGEFLKGCLSLKVEGFEPDSLYTGERFSEVLSTLTALNIATQERSCPPSSSSVPNLSTSSSSISKSHKSLRRQSKPVEMSENGGGGRLVVKARFNFKQNNEDELSFNKGELIHVTRQEEGGWWEGALNGKTGWFPSNYVREVKPCEKPISPKAVKGFDVPQLTKNYYNVVVHDILEHEREFVKELQNVLTCYLRPLQASDKLSNADSSCLCGNLEEILVFQQGLCVALEECTKVPEGQQRFGGCYLNLMCQIRTLYLSYCSNHPSAVAVLTDHSEELDKFMESQGASAPGILTLTTSLSKPFMRLEKYPTLLQEMERHVEEAHPDYSDLIKATTAFKGLVAQCQDLRKRKNLELQILSETVRGWEGDCIKSLGQVAFMSQVHTQSGPAEDKEERYFMLFPNVLIMLSASPRMSGFIYQGRLPLSGATVTRQPEDAETGHYAFEITGGVVERVTVFCSSAQELQEWLEHLQAYTKGGSPAGTITKSVEGKSSSVVGPLSHQSHAQGFGTTLGGRGPLEPPKITKPWSLSCLRPAPPLRPSAALGYKEDSSKSPKPIKKFLPKRKTERKPSDDDCSIRKSTAALEEDAQILKVIEAYCTGVSLHQATAVRKEGAPQVLLPEEEKIIVEEMKSNGQTIIEEKSLVDAVYALKDEVHELKKENKWMKQCLEEEQKSRRELERVVRKLAKQKNECAWEDGAH, translated from the exons ATGAACCCAGAGGAACAGACTGTAACGTGGCTAATATCGTTAGGAGTTCTCAATTCCCCTAAAAAGAACATCGCCGACCCAGAGGAGTTCTTGAAGACATCGTTGAGAGATGGGGTCGTCTTGTGTAAGCTTATGGAACGACTGGTACCTGGATCAATTCTCAAG tgttgtccggaTCCCAAATGCGAAGCGGATTGTATTGGCAACATCGGCGAGTTTCTGAAAGGATGCCTCTCTTTGAAGGTTGAG gGCTTTGAACCTGACAGCCTATACACCGGGGAACGTTTTAGCGAGGTTCTGTCCACACTCACAGCACTAAACATCGCAACTCAAG AGAGATCATGTCCGCCGTCCAGTTCCTCCGTCCCTAACCTGTCAACCTCCTCCTCGTCCATTTCAAAGTCCCACAAGTCCCTCCGGAGGCAATCTAAGCCTGTG GAAATGTCGGAGAACGGAGGAGGCGGGCGGCTGGTGGTGAAGGCACGCTTCAACTTCAAGCAAAACAACGAGGACGAGTTGTCCTTCAACAAGGGCGAGCTCATCCACGTCACACGGCAAGAGGAGGGCGGGTGGTGGGAGGGGGCCCTCAACGGCAAGACCGGCTGGTTCCCTAGCAACTACGTGCGAGAGGTCAAGCCATGTG AAAAACCCATCTCTCCAAAAGCGGTGAAAGGCTTTGACGTTCCTCAGCTAACCAAAAACTACTACAATGTG GTGGTACACGACATCCTGGAGCACGAGCGCGAGTTCGTGAAGGAGCTGCAAAACGTGCTCACGTGCTACCTGCGCCCCCTACAGGCCAGCGACAA GCTGTCCAATGCAGACAGCAGCTGCCTGTGTGGTAACCTGGAAGAGATTCTTGTCTTCCAGCAAGGGCTGTGTGTGGCACTGGAAGAATGCACCAA GGTCCCGGAGGGCCAGCAGCGTTTTGGCGGCTGTTATCTGAACCTGATGTGTCAGATCAGAACACTGTACCTATCCTACTGCTCCAATCACCCCTCTGCAGTGGCCGTGCTCACTGATCACAG TGAGGAGCTGGACAAGTTCATGGAGAGTCAGGGTGCTAGTGCTCCGGGCATCTTGACTCTGACCACCAGCCTGAGCAAACCCTTCATGAGGCTGGAGAAATACCCCACCCTGCTgcaggagatggagagacatgTGGAG GAAGCCCATCCAGACTACAGTGACCTCATCAAGGCAACAACTGCTTTTAAAGGACTTGTG GCGCAGTGTCAGGATCTGCGGAAGCGGAAGAACCTGGAGCTGCAGATCCTGTCGGAGACGGTGCGCGGCTGGGAGGGGGACTGCATCAAGTCCCTGGGCCAGGTGGCCTTCATGTCTCAGGTGCACACGCAGAGCGGCCCCGCCGAG GACAAGGAGGAGCGATACTTCATGCTGTTTCCCAACGTGTTAATTATGTTGTCTGCCAGCCCACGAATGAGTGGCTTCATCTACCAG GGACGTCTCCCGCTGTCAGGAGCAACGGTGACCAGGCAACCGGAGGACGCGGAGACGGGTCATTACGCCTTTGAGATCACAG GGGGCGTGGTCGAGCGCGTCACGGTCTTCTGCAGTAGCGCACAGGAGCTGCAGGAGTGGCTGGAGCATCTGCAGGCCTACACCAAAGGAGGAAGCCCTGCAGGAACCATCACTAAG AGTGTTGAAGGCAAGTCCTCCAGCGTCGTTGGTCCTCTGTCCCACCAGAGCCACGCTCAGGGCTTCGGCACCACCCTGGGCGGCCGGGGCCCTCTGGAACCCCCCAAGATCACCAAACCCTGGTCCCTGAGCTGCCTGAGGCCGGCACCTCCGCTCAGACCCTCCGCCGCCCTGGGCTACAAGGAG GACTCCAGCAAAAGCCCCAAGCCCATCAAGAAGTTCTTACCGAAGAGAAAGACGGAGAGAAAGCCGTCAGATGACGACTGTTCGATCAGAAAAA GTACCGCAGCCCTGGAGGAAGACGCCCAGATCTTGAAGGTGATCGAGGCGTACTGCACCGGTGTCAGTCTGCACCAGGCCACAG CTGTGCGTAAGGAGGGAGCACCGCAAGTCCTGCTTCCAGAAGAGGAGAAGATCATTGTTGAAGAGATGAAGAGCAACGGGCAGACCATCATTGAAGAGAA AAGCCTTGTTGATGCTGTGTATGCATTAAAAGATGAGGTCCATGAGTTGAAAAAG GAGAATAAATGGATGAAACAGTGTCTGGAGGAGGAGCAGAAATCCCGCCGTGAGCTCGAGCGCGTGGTTAGGAAGCTGGCCAAACAGAAGAACGAATGTGCGTGGGAAGATGGAGCCCACTAG
- the rbmx gene encoding RNA-binding motif protein, X chromosome isoform X3, translating into MAEADRPGKLFIGGLNTETTEKALEGYFSKFGRISEVLLMKDRETNKSRGFAFVTYENPSDAKDAARELNGKALDGKPIKVEQATKPQFESLGRRGPPSMHPRSRGPPRGLRGSRGAPSGLRGPPSREPFFKGMSSRGPPPLKRGPPIRDGGPPPKRTAPSGPMGRAPMSRDRDPYGPPPPRRDSLMSRRDDYPSPRDDHYSTKDSYSSRDYISSRDSRDYAPPPRDYAYRDYPSQSSSRDDYGSASRGYSDRDGYGGGREPRSYMERPSTGSYRDPYDGYG; encoded by the exons ATGGCGGAGGCAGACCGACCAGGGAAGCTGTTCATCGGTGGCCTGAACACTGAAACCACAGAGAAGGCTCTTGAAGGCTATTTCAGTAAATTTGGCCGAATATCTGAAG TTCTATTGATGAAAGATCGTGAAACAAATAAGTCCAGAGGATTTGCGTTTGTGACTTATGAGAATCCCAGTGATGCCAAAGATGCAGCAAGAGAACTGAATGGAAAG GCCCTGGATGGCAAGCCCATTAAAGTTGAGCAGGCCACAAAGCCTCAGTTTGAGTCACTGGGCCGTCGTGGTCCACCGTCAATGCACCCACGCAGTCGTGGACCCCCCAGAGGCCTGCGAGGTTCCAGGGGTGCACCCAGTGGTCTGCGGGGGCCACCGAGCAGAG AACCTTTCTTTAAAGGGATGTCATCCAGAGGGCCACCACCTCTCAAAAGGGGACCGCCGATCCGTGATGGGGGGCCACCGCCAAAGAGAACAGCACCCTCTGGGCCAATGGGCAGAG ctCCAATGTCTAGAGACAGAGATCCTTACGGACCTCCTCCACCTCGCAGGGATTCGCTTATGTCAAGGAGAGATGACTATCCATCCCcccgtgatgaccactacagtACTAAAGACAG TTATTCTAGCCGGGACTACATAAGCTCGAGGGACAGCAGGGATTATGCCCCACCACCACGCGATTACGCGTACCGTGATTATCCATCCCAGTCTAGCTCAAGAGATGACTATGGATCAGCCTCTAGAGGCTACAG CGATCGCGATGGTTACGGAGGAGGACGCGAACCCAGGAGTTATATGGAGCGGCCCAGTACAGGCTCCTATAGAGATCCCTATGACGGTTACG GATGA
- the rbmx gene encoding RNA-binding motif protein, X chromosome isoform X1, with protein sequence MAEADRPGKLFIGGLNTETTEKALEGYFSKFGRISEVLLMKDRETNKSRGFAFVTYENPSDAKDAARELNGKALDGKPIKVEQATKPQFESLGRRGPPSMHPRSRGPPRGLRGSRGAPSGLRGPPSREPFFKGMSSRGPPPLKRGPPIRDGGPPPKRTAPSGPMGRAPMSRDRDPYGPPPPRRDSLMSRRDDYPSPRDDHYSTKDSYSSRDYISSRDSRDYAPPPRDYAYRDYPSQSSSRDDYGSASRGYSDRDGYGGGREPRSYMERPSTGSYRDPYDGYGNSRSAPPSRGPPPSYSGSGGSSRYDDYGSSSRDGYGSRDSYPSSRSDPYSASRGERLGRQERGPAPPLERGYPPREYSSSSRGVPRGGGRGGGSRPDRVMARSRY encoded by the exons ATGGCGGAGGCAGACCGACCAGGGAAGCTGTTCATCGGTGGCCTGAACACTGAAACCACAGAGAAGGCTCTTGAAGGCTATTTCAGTAAATTTGGCCGAATATCTGAAG TTCTATTGATGAAAGATCGTGAAACAAATAAGTCCAGAGGATTTGCGTTTGTGACTTATGAGAATCCCAGTGATGCCAAAGATGCAGCAAGAGAACTGAATGGAAAG GCCCTGGATGGCAAGCCCATTAAAGTTGAGCAGGCCACAAAGCCTCAGTTTGAGTCACTGGGCCGTCGTGGTCCACCGTCAATGCACCCACGCAGTCGTGGACCCCCCAGAGGCCTGCGAGGTTCCAGGGGTGCACCCAGTGGTCTGCGGGGGCCACCGAGCAGAG AACCTTTCTTTAAAGGGATGTCATCCAGAGGGCCACCACCTCTCAAAAGGGGACCGCCGATCCGTGATGGGGGGCCACCGCCAAAGAGAACAGCACCCTCTGGGCCAATGGGCAGAG ctCCAATGTCTAGAGACAGAGATCCTTACGGACCTCCTCCACCTCGCAGGGATTCGCTTATGTCAAGGAGAGATGACTATCCATCCCcccgtgatgaccactacagtACTAAAGACAG TTATTCTAGCCGGGACTACATAAGCTCGAGGGACAGCAGGGATTATGCCCCACCACCACGCGATTACGCGTACCGTGATTATCCATCCCAGTCTAGCTCAAGAGATGACTATGGATCAGCCTCTAGAGGCTACAG CGATCGCGATGGTTACGGAGGAGGACGCGAACCCAGGAGTTATATGGAGCGGCCCAGTACAGGCTCCTATAGAGATCCCTATGACGGTTACG GTAACTCGCGCAGTGCCCCTCCCTCAAGGGGTCCCCCTCCATCCTACAGTGGGAGTGGCGGAAGCAGTCGCTATGACGACTATGGCAGCAGTTCCCGGGATGGATATGGCAGTCGCGACAGTTACCCCAGCAGTCGGAGTGACCCATACTCCGCTAGCCGTGGTGAGCGACTGGGCAGGCAGGAgcgaggccccgcccccccactAGAGAGAGGCTACCCCCCTCGCGAGTATAGCAGCTCAAGCCGTGGCGTGCCCCGCGGAGGGGGCCGTGGCGGGGGCAGTCGGCCAGATAGAGTAATGGCCCGCAGTCGGTACTGA
- the cd40lg gene encoding CD40 ligand: MINTFHTSFGPPPIPPRQGHRGSPQVTNTPLVKFLSVMLLLLMLLTFGGFLYLFSRLHTLQERSGGVDTLRTLQQCLEQSTSPEDLQRCKTMAQSYKDYQAEGKVSFLAGTAPPTVPNAMMVLSDENKFNQMRTLIWDQEHSVKEKINLGTSGALSIQIPGYYFLQSQVTFSKRHMKVPLSQIIWTRIPKLDKGTGNWDEKTLLQAYCSLSQDSSVPNMCTASQSGVFRLEKHQQLFVNVTDRSLVNVDSSTFRLFKLQD, encoded by the exons ATGATAAACACCTTTCACACTAGCTTTGGCCCTCCACCGATACCCCCTCGCCAGGGGCACCGAGGGTCCCCACAGGTCACAAACACACCGCTGGTGAAGTTCTTGTCTGTGATGCTGCTTCTGCTAATGTTACTGACATTTGGAGGATTCCTTTACCTGTTCAGCAGATTACACACG CTGCAAGAACGTAGCGGCGGCGTGGACACGCTGAGAACGCTGCAGCAGTGCTTGGAGCAGAGCACGAGCCCAGAAGACCTGCAGCGCTGCAAGACGATGGCGCAGAGCTACAAG GACTACCAGGCTGAAGGAAAag TGTCTTTCTTAGCTGGAACGGCACCTCCCACCGTACCAAACGCAATGATGGTTCTATCGGATGAAAATAAAT TCAACCAGATGAGAACTCTGATCTGGGACCAAGAACACTCTGTCAAAGAGAAGATCAACCTTGGCACATCAGGAGCCCTCAGCATTCAGATCCCTGGATACTATTTCCTCCAATCCCAAGTCACTTTCTCCAAAAGGCACATGAAGGTCCCGCTCAGCCAGATCATATGGACCCGAATACCAAAACTGGACAAGGGGACGGGAAACTGGGATGAGAAGACACTTCTGCAGGCTTATTGCAGCTTATCCCAAGACTCATCTGTGCCCAACATGTGCACTGCCTCCCAGAGTGGAGTGTTCAGGCTAGAGAAACATCAACAGCTCTTTGTTAATGTGACTGACAGAAGCTTGGTGAATGTGGATTCCAGCACCTTCAGACTGTTCAAATTACAGGACTAA
- the arhgef6 gene encoding rho guanine nucleotide exchange factor 6 isoform X3: MSCCVVEQSFGATVYAFVMERSCPPSSSSVPNLSTSSSSISKSHKSLRRQSKPVEMSENGGGGRLVVKARFNFKQNNEDELSFNKGELIHVTRQEEGGWWEGALNGKTGWFPSNYVREVKPCEKPISPKAVKGFDVPQLTKNYYNVVVHDILEHEREFVKELQNVLTCYLRPLQASDKLSNADSSCLCGNLEEILVFQQGLCVALEECTKVPEGQQRFGGCYLNLMCQIRTLYLSYCSNHPSAVAVLTDHSEELDKFMESQGASAPGILTLTTSLSKPFMRLEKYPTLLQEMERHVEEAHPDYSDLIKATTAFKGLVAQCQDLRKRKNLELQILSETVRGWEGDCIKSLGQVAFMSQVHTQSGPAEDKEERYFMLFPNVLIMLSASPRMSGFIYQGRLPLSGATVTRQPEDAETGHYAFEITGGVVERVTVFCSSAQELQEWLEHLQAYTKGGSPAGTITKSVEGKSSSVVGPLSHQSHAQGFGTTLGGRGPLEPPKITKPWSLSCLRPAPPLRPSAALGYKERMSYILKDSSKSPKPIKKFLPKRKTERKPSDDDCSIRKSTAALEEDAQILKVIEAYCTGVSLHQATAVRKEGAPQVLLPEEEKIIVEEMKSNGQTIIEEKSLVDAVYALKDEVHELKKENKWMKQCLEEEQKSRRELERVVRKLAKQKNECAWEDGAH, from the exons ATGTCATGCTGTGTTGTGGAACAGTCATTCGGGGCGACGGTTTATGCATTTGTCATGG AGAGATCATGTCCGCCGTCCAGTTCCTCCGTCCCTAACCTGTCAACCTCCTCCTCGTCCATTTCAAAGTCCCACAAGTCCCTCCGGAGGCAATCTAAGCCTGTG GAAATGTCGGAGAACGGAGGAGGCGGGCGGCTGGTGGTGAAGGCACGCTTCAACTTCAAGCAAAACAACGAGGACGAGTTGTCCTTCAACAAGGGCGAGCTCATCCACGTCACACGGCAAGAGGAGGGCGGGTGGTGGGAGGGGGCCCTCAACGGCAAGACCGGCTGGTTCCCTAGCAACTACGTGCGAGAGGTCAAGCCATGTG AAAAACCCATCTCTCCAAAAGCGGTGAAAGGCTTTGACGTTCCTCAGCTAACCAAAAACTACTACAATGTG GTGGTACACGACATCCTGGAGCACGAGCGCGAGTTCGTGAAGGAGCTGCAAAACGTGCTCACGTGCTACCTGCGCCCCCTACAGGCCAGCGACAA GCTGTCCAATGCAGACAGCAGCTGCCTGTGTGGTAACCTGGAAGAGATTCTTGTCTTCCAGCAAGGGCTGTGTGTGGCACTGGAAGAATGCACCAA GGTCCCGGAGGGCCAGCAGCGTTTTGGCGGCTGTTATCTGAACCTGATGTGTCAGATCAGAACACTGTACCTATCCTACTGCTCCAATCACCCCTCTGCAGTGGCCGTGCTCACTGATCACAG TGAGGAGCTGGACAAGTTCATGGAGAGTCAGGGTGCTAGTGCTCCGGGCATCTTGACTCTGACCACCAGCCTGAGCAAACCCTTCATGAGGCTGGAGAAATACCCCACCCTGCTgcaggagatggagagacatgTGGAG GAAGCCCATCCAGACTACAGTGACCTCATCAAGGCAACAACTGCTTTTAAAGGACTTGTG GCGCAGTGTCAGGATCTGCGGAAGCGGAAGAACCTGGAGCTGCAGATCCTGTCGGAGACGGTGCGCGGCTGGGAGGGGGACTGCATCAAGTCCCTGGGCCAGGTGGCCTTCATGTCTCAGGTGCACACGCAGAGCGGCCCCGCCGAG GACAAGGAGGAGCGATACTTCATGCTGTTTCCCAACGTGTTAATTATGTTGTCTGCCAGCCCACGAATGAGTGGCTTCATCTACCAG GGACGTCTCCCGCTGTCAGGAGCAACGGTGACCAGGCAACCGGAGGACGCGGAGACGGGTCATTACGCCTTTGAGATCACAG GGGGCGTGGTCGAGCGCGTCACGGTCTTCTGCAGTAGCGCACAGGAGCTGCAGGAGTGGCTGGAGCATCTGCAGGCCTACACCAAAGGAGGAAGCCCTGCAGGAACCATCACTAAG AGTGTTGAAGGCAAGTCCTCCAGCGTCGTTGGTCCTCTGTCCCACCAGAGCCACGCTCAGGGCTTCGGCACCACCCTGGGCGGCCGGGGCCCTCTGGAACCCCCCAAGATCACCAAACCCTGGTCCCTGAGCTGCCTGAGGCCGGCACCTCCGCTCAGACCCTCCGCCGCCCTGGGCTACAAGGAG AGGATGTCTTATATCCTGAAG GACTCCAGCAAAAGCCCCAAGCCCATCAAGAAGTTCTTACCGAAGAGAAAGACGGAGAGAAAGCCGTCAGATGACGACTGTTCGATCAGAAAAA GTACCGCAGCCCTGGAGGAAGACGCCCAGATCTTGAAGGTGATCGAGGCGTACTGCACCGGTGTCAGTCTGCACCAGGCCACAG CTGTGCGTAAGGAGGGAGCACCGCAAGTCCTGCTTCCAGAAGAGGAGAAGATCATTGTTGAAGAGATGAAGAGCAACGGGCAGACCATCATTGAAGAGAA AAGCCTTGTTGATGCTGTGTATGCATTAAAAGATGAGGTCCATGAGTTGAAAAAG GAGAATAAATGGATGAAACAGTGTCTGGAGGAGGAGCAGAAATCCCGCCGTGAGCTCGAGCGCGTGGTTAGGAAGCTGGCCAAACAGAAGAACGAATGTGCGTGGGAAGATGGAGCCCACTAG